A portion of the Babylonia areolata isolate BAREFJ2019XMU chromosome 4, ASM4173473v1, whole genome shotgun sequence genome contains these proteins:
- the LOC143281416 gene encoding cilia- and flagella-associated protein 61-like: MKHFIKVSCLWKPCTASPYMIFNNLMLVSPHGLPGEMPPNALRDSMLPFSHSYGHEECAQLSLRTWVTVIHGHMTAIDRRKKVIIINESFHVPYDHLILATGQQFQVPIPSLGNIDNSHDVPEEPTFSKRPQNLFLINDAHDADAAIQHAKGMTEEHKVVVYGHNIHACCCIQTLLTLGVPGSCISWVQSSSEECCFEDKEVAETVHSVLLEAYVKVFDGSYSLACWNDEQGIPDIITSVTFTSDSTNSLRLDCQVCSMCQPVRYLPLYTRAQTLFSVHADWHAQVHILHAWKHGSVCTSMHAYSCTHTGLSLPPDVEESAETAQMEADELFGLSAADSPGLAGVKEGATDPGPTLSARLTVRKSGGSFLILLSHQGEVDVRVLEDSNLCSFLEIYVSKRKESTNNAYLVYDGKLVIDAAFHTNDVSIRAAGPLTKFHRHYHVDRLTHAYFNSREVGMETSQ, translated from the exons ATGAAGCACTTCATCAAGGTGAGCTGCCTCTGGAAACCATGCACTGCTAG TCCCTACATGATCTTCAACAACTTGATGCTGGTTTCACCTCACGGCTTGCCAGGAGAAATGCCTCCCAATGCTCTGCGTGACAGTATGCTGCCcttcag CCATAGCTATGGTCATGAGGAGTGTGCCCAGTTATCGCTGAGGACCTGGGTGACTGTTATTCATGGGCACATGACAGCCATTGATCGCCGCaagaaagtcatcatcatcaatgaatcTTTCcac GTTCCTTACGACCACCTGATACTGGCCACAGGCCAGCAGTTCCAGGTGCCTATTCCCAGTTTAGGGAACATTGACAACAGCCATGACGTCCCTGAGGAGCCGACATTCTCAAAGCGCCCGCAAAACCTGTTCCTCATCAATGACGCTCATGATGCTGACGCAGCCATCCAGCATGCCAAGGGCATGACTGAGGAACACA AGGTTGTCGTGTATGGACACAACATCCATGCTTGCTGCTGCATCCAGACATTGCTGACACTGGGGGTCCCTGGTTCTTGCATCTCTTGGGTCCAGTCTTCATCTGAG GAGTGTTGCTTTGAGGACAAGGAGGTAGCTGAAACAGTCCACAGTGTCTTGCTGGAGGCTTATGTTAAAGTCTTCGATGGATCGTATAGTCTGGCCTGCTGGAATGATGAACAGGGGATTCCAGACATCATCACCAGTGTCACATTCACTTCAGACAGCACAAATTCTCTGCGACTGGATTGTCAGGTGTGTAGCATGTGTCAACCTGTCAGATACCTGCCCTTATATACTCGTGCTCAAACACTGTTCAGTGTGCATGCAGACTGGCATGCACAGGTGCACATCTTGCATGCATGGAAGCATGGATCCGTATGCACTTCCATGCATGCATATAGTTGCACCCACACt GGACTTTcactgccacctgatgtggaggagtctgcagagacagctcagatGGAAGCGGATGAGCTGTTTGGCTTGTCTGCTGCAGACAGTCCCGGTCTCGCTGGCgtgaaggagggtg CCACAGACCCAGGCCCGACCCTG TCTGCCAGACTGACGGTGCGAAAGAGTGGCGGCAGTTTCCTCATCCTATTGAGTCACCAAGGTGAAGTTGATGTTCGGGTTCTCGAAGATTCCAACCTTTGCTCTTTCCTGGAGATCTACGTGTCCAAAAGGAAGGAGT CTACCAACAACGCTTACCTGGTGTATGATGGCAAGTTAGTCATTGACGCTGCCTTTCATACCAACGATGTGTCCATTCGTGCGGCAGGACCGCTGACCAAGTTCCACAGGCATTACCACGTGGACCGCCTCACGCACGCTTACTTCAACTCCAGAGAAGTGGGAATggag ACATCACAGTGA